From Penicillium psychrofluorescens genome assembly, chromosome: 1, one genomic window encodes:
- a CDS encoding uncharacterized protein (ID:PFLUO_001723-T1.cds;~source:funannotate), which translates to MVTENGNPRFPPPATSDLRGRRRVPHPPRLDSLKIDPYPSRPARSVPRSTPSSPRARSPLPRAPHSAFDDHRGPPLPSQGPSLGTRDDWKAGRRQSPARSSHYSTTPDSQPPRWFPPREDSVRKGPLPRGGLRICMSAPRLNDREPKGCASPDYPPQDIGPYGLPLPRFPSGGPAAEDGPRSSFNSAVTSRSSIEQASGTERSSVLTKSSSITDLSPDTPDPPYGTDEGMSVEDAISMYLDGFSDVTEEPSSPKSHVGSKAPSLSPPPSQDSGPEAEHLPELTSLDDIQPISPLPEPIEPIPTVQEPAVPDPIATDTPASDPTLSEPAVEPVVQEQTVPQSNLAEPPLSESPTTHQRQPSTKVFIPGPVPPPLLPESATRDSHGFRKATQYVTLEQYESWKGPYSQYVTQRRLKWQGLFEDHGLPNVDPSNFPPASAKVKRLVRKGIPSEFRGAAWFWYAGGYDHMNRNPWLYDQLVRRAMESPNNDDKEHIERDLHRTFPDNLHFKPETVNQAEHSGSSNPQYDTVKTETQMILSLRRVLYAFSLHNPKIGYTQSLNFITGMLLLFLPEEKAFWMLHIITSVYLPGTHEISLEGANIDLWVLMSLLRDSTPNIYSKIASMSEYTSSRSRPPALTVHSRLPDITLGLTNWLMSVFIGTLPLETTLRVWDIFFYEGSKTFFRVSLALFKACERDILAVSDPMEVFQVVQTVPKKLLDANALLDDCFLRRHRVGQGRIEELRASRRTAVRQEKLRRSVAFSKGQIKPATDDFPTRMRAPILGQHRVVDSWRQLKQRVPKGGQR; encoded by the coding sequence ATGGTCACAGAAAATGGCAACCCTCGATTCCCGCCTCCTGCAACTTCCGATCTCCGCGGACGGCGCAGGGTCCCTCATCCGCCGCGATTGGATTCTCTCAAAATCGACCCCTACCCTTCACGCCCTGCTAGATCAGTTCCGCGGTCGACCCCGAGCTCTCCTCGCGCGCGTTCTCCCCTCCCGCGCGCGCCACACTCCGCTTTTGACGACCATCGCGGCCCTCCATTGCCATCCCAGGGTCCCTCGCTGGGTACGAGGGACGACTGGAAGGCTGGACGGAGACAGTCTCCTGCTCGCTCCTCTCACTACTCGACAACACCAGACTCCCAACCACCAAGATGGTTTCCTCCGCGAGAGGATAGCGTCCGCAAAGGTCCACTGCCCCGGGGCGGACTTCGTATCTGTATGTCGGCGCCTCGCCTGAACGACAGAGAGCCCAAGGGATGTGCCTCTCCTGATTATCCTCCACAAGACATAGGCCCGTATGGTCTGCCGCTACCACGATTTCCGTCCGGTGGGCCTGCGGCCGAAGACGGTCCTAGGTCGAGCTTCAATTCGGCCGTGACATCGCGATCGAGCATTGAACAGGCCAGCGGGACGGAGCGTAGCAGCGTCCTGACCAAAAGCAGCTCTATTACAGATCTTTCACCCGACACTCCTGACCCGCCCTATGGCACGGATGAGGGCATGAGTGTTGAGGATGCGATTTCAATGTATCTGGATGGGTTCAGCGATGTGACCGAAGAACCTTCTTCGCCAAAATCTCATGTCGGAAGCAAGGCTCCATCGCTGTCGCCTCCACCCTCGCAGGATTCCGGTCCCGAAGCAGAGCATCTACCGGAGCTGACATCCTTGGATGATATTCAACCGATATCCCCGTTGCCGGAACCTATAGAGCCAATACCTACCGTCCAAGAGCCAGCGGTCCCAGACCCAATAGCCACAGATACCCCAGCTTCAGACCCGACATTGTCAGAGCCTGCAGTGGAACCTGTTGTACAAGAGCAAACAGTACCACAGTCCAACTTGGCCGAACCACCTTTGTCAGAATCTCCGACTACACACCAAAGACAACCGTCAACGAAAGTGTTTATCCCAGGCCCGGTGCCTCCTCCATTGCTTCCTGAGAGTGCAACTCGGGATAGCCATGGTTTCCGGAAAGCGACACAATACGTGACCCTGGAGCAGTATGAGTCTTGGAAAGGGCCTTACTCCCAATATGTGACACAGAGAAGGCTGAAATGGCAGGGTCTCTTTGAGGATCACGGGCTTCCTAATGTGGATCCGTCGAATTTCCCGCCCGCATCCGCCAAAGTGAAGCGCCTTGTGCGCAAAGGCATACCATCCGAGTTCCGAGGCGCGGCGTGGTTCTGGTATGCTGGTGGGTATGACCATATGAACCGAAACCCATGGCTTTACGACCAACTTGTACGGCGAGCCATGGAATCTCCGAATAATGACGATAAAGAACACATTGAGCGTGACCTCCATCGAACCTTCCCCGACAATCTCCATTTCAAACCCGAGACTGTGAACCAAGCCGAGCATTCGGGCAGCAGTAACCCGCAATATGACACTGTGAAGACGGAAACACAGATGATCCTGTCTCTCCGCCGGGTTCTGTATGCCTTTTCGCTTCATAACCCCAAGATCGGGTACACGCAGTCGCTTAATTTTATCACCGGGATGCTCCTGCTCTTTCTTCCGGAGGAAAAAGCCTTTTGGATGCTTCACATCATCACCTCGGTATATCTCCCTGGTACGCATGAGATTAGCTTGGAGGGGGCGAATATCGACCTTTGGGTTCTCATGTCGCTGCTCAGAGATTCCACGCCAAACATATACTCCAAGATCGCCAGTATGTCAGAATATACATCTAGTCGAAGCAGACCACCTGCGCTCACAGTGCATTCTCGCCTACCGGACATCACCCTCGGACTGACCAACTGGCTGATGTCGGTGTTCATTGGGACTCTCCCTCTGGAGACTACATTGCGAGTATGGGATATATTTTTTTACGAAGGCTCAAAGACATTCTTTCGTGTGTCGCTGGCTCTTTTCAAGGCGTGCGAGCGGGACATTCTCGCCGTGTCCGACCCGATGGAGGTTTTCCAGGTGGTGCAGACCGTCCCGAAGAAGCTCCTGGATGCTAACGCCCTCTTGGATGACTGTTTCTTGCGACGGCACCGTGTCGGGCAAGGTCGAATCGAGGAGCTGAGAGCCTCGCGACGGACGGCCGTGCGCCAGGAGAAGTTGCGCCGGTCGGTGGCCTTCAGCAAGGGCCAGATCAAGCCTGCTACAGACGACTTCCCGACGAGGATGCGGGCCCCGATCCTGGGTCAACACCGCGTTGTTGATTCTTGGCGCCAGTTGAAGCAGCGCGTCCCGAAGGGTGGACAGCGTTGA